AGAGCATTGTCATCGGCGGGGGCGGTTTTGCCGGCCTGGCACTGGCGCTGGCGCTGCGCCAGGGGCTCGGGGAAGGCTTTACGATCATCGTCGCCGATCCAGCCTTGGCCACGCGCCCGAGCCGGGACCCGCGTGCGTCGGCGATCATTGCCGCGGGTCGCAATCTGTTCGAGACGCTCGGGGTCTGGGGAGCGGTGGCGTCGCATGCGCAACCGATTCTGGACATGGTGGTGACCGACAGCCGTCTCGAGGACGTGGCGCGGCCGGTGTTCCTCACCTTTGCGACTGAGCCTGGCCGGTCTGCTGACGGCGAAACTGCGGAAGCTTCGCAGCCCTTCGCGCATATGGTCGAAAACCGTTTCCTGATCGATGCGCTGGTCGAGGCCTGCACGGCGCAGGGCGTCACGTTGCGACCGACCGCGGTGACGAACTTCAGCCATGGGCACGGCACCATTGCCGTCACCTTCGCCGACGGTGATCTGACGGAGGCTGCTCTGCTGGTGGCAGCAGACGGGGGGCGGTCGGCGCTGCGTGAACGCGCCGGCATTCCAACTTACGGCTGGGACTACGATCAATCCGGGATCGTCGTGACCGTCGCGCACGAGCGCGAACACAATGGCCGGGCCGAGGAGCATTTCCTGCCGGCCGGTCCCTTTGCGATCCTGCCGCTGACCGGCAAGCGGGCGTCGCTGGTCTGGACTGAAACACGCCGCGATGCCGAACGGATCGTCGCGTTGCCGGAGGATGCCTTCAGGCACGAGCTCACGCGGCGCTTCGGCCTGCATCTTGGCGAGTTGCATGCGGAGACCACACCGCGCGCATTCCCGCTCGGTTATTTCATCGCGCGCTCGTTCGTCGGCGAGCGGTTGGCGCTGGTCGGCGATGCGGCGCATGTGATCCATCCGATTGCCGGGCAGGGCCTCAATCTCGGCTTGAAGGACATTGCCGCGCTTGCCGAAGTGGTGGTCGATGCCGTGCGGCTCGGGCTCGATCCTGGGCAGGCGGATGTGCTGGAGCGCTATCAGCGCTGGCGCAGGTTCGACACGATGGCCATGGGCGTCGCCACGAACGGCCTCAACGTGCTGTTCTCGAACCGGTCGTCGCTGTTGCGGACGGTGCGCGACATCGGTCTTGGCCTGGTCGACCGCATGCCGCCGTTGAAGAACGCCCTGATCCAGCAGGCGGCGGGGTTGCGCGGTGAGGTGCCGCGGCTGCTGCGCGGCGAGACGCTTTGAATAAAGCCGCTCCTGTCAGTCGGCGTCGATCTGACGCGCTTCCTCCGGCAACATGATCGGAATGCCGTCGCGGATCGGATAGGCGAGCTTCGCGGAGCGCGAGATCAATTCCTGGCGTGCGCTATCGTACTCCAACCGCCCCTTGGTCAGCGGGCAGACCAGGAACTCCAAAAGCTTCGGATCGACGGTGTCGGCAGGCGGCATCGCAGGACGCTCCAAGCAATCTACGCTGCGGTGGTCGCATTCCGCGCGGCGGCCGTCAACGGCGGCGGCGCGGTTCTGCCACGGTCACTGCAGCGGTGGCTCGCCCGTCGTTCTCTTCTTGGCGAGCTCAATTTCCGTCACCGCGACCAGGATCTCGGCGCGAGTTTTCAGGTTCGGCGCTTCAAGCAGCGCCTGCTTCTCGGGTGCGCCATAGGGCGACATCATCGCCAGCGCATTGACCAGTGCCTCGTTCGGGGCCCGCTCGATGCCGTCCCAATCGGCCTTCAGATTGTTGGCTTTCAAAAAGTCCGACAACACCCGCAGCACCTCGTCGCGGTTGACCAGGTCCTCGCCCTTGCGGGCCGTGAAATCGTCCACGAACGGAAAGTAGTCGACCCGGCACTGGCGGTAGGGAGTCGAGACCGTCAGCTCCTCGACGACCTTGAATCGGGAAATGCCTGTGAGTTCGAGCAGATAGCGGCCATCGCCGGTCTCGCCGAGCTGGGTGATACGGCCGACGCAGCCGATGTTGAACAGCGCCGGACGATCGGCATTGCCGGAGTTGACGACATCCGGCTGGATCATGCCGATCAGCCGGTGTCCATCGCGCAGCGCATCGTCGACCATCGCCAGATAGCGCGGCTCGAAGATGTTCAGCGGCATCTGGCCGCGCGGCAGCAGCAAGGCGCCGGTTAGCGGAAACACCGGAATAACCTCGATGAGGTCAGCCGGACCGCGATAGGTGGCATTGATCGGCATCTGCGTCCCCGCGTTACGCCGTCGTGATTGCGCTCTTAAGAGAACAGAATCGATGACAACCGCTTGCGCCCTTCGACCGTGGCGTCGTCCGCGCCGCCCCAGGCTTCGAAGAACT
The sequence above is drawn from the Afipia sp. P52-10 genome and encodes:
- a CDS encoding LON peptidase substrate-binding domain-containing protein codes for the protein MPINATYRGPADLIEVIPVFPLTGALLLPRGQMPLNIFEPRYLAMVDDALRDGHRLIGMIQPDVVNSGNADRPALFNIGCVGRITQLGETGDGRYLLELTGISRFKVVEELTVSTPYRQCRVDYFPFVDDFTARKGEDLVNRDEVLRVLSDFLKANNLKADWDGIERAPNEALVNALAMMSPYGAPEKQALLEAPNLKTRAEILVAVTEIELAKKRTTGEPPLQ
- a CDS encoding Trm112 family protein translates to MPPADTVDPKLLEFLVCPLTKGRLEYDSARQELISRSAKLAYPIRDGIPIMLPEEARQIDAD
- a CDS encoding ubiquinone biosynthesis hydroxylase, coding for MTERKSIVIGGGGFAGLALALALRQGLGEGFTIIVADPALATRPSRDPRASAIIAAGRNLFETLGVWGAVASHAQPILDMVVTDSRLEDVARPVFLTFATEPGRSADGETAEASQPFAHMVENRFLIDALVEACTAQGVTLRPTAVTNFSHGHGTIAVTFADGDLTEAALLVAADGGRSALRERAGIPTYGWDYDQSGIVVTVAHEREHNGRAEEHFLPAGPFAILPLTGKRASLVWTETRRDAERIVALPEDAFRHELTRRFGLHLGELHAETTPRAFPLGYFIARSFVGERLALVGDAAHVIHPIAGQGLNLGLKDIAALAEVVVDAVRLGLDPGQADVLERYQRWRRFDTMAMGVATNGLNVLFSNRSSLLRTVRDIGLGLVDRMPPLKNALIQQAAGLRGEVPRLLRGETL